One genomic window of Salvelinus alpinus chromosome 9, SLU_Salpinus.1, whole genome shotgun sequence includes the following:
- the LOC139584382 gene encoding transcription initiation factor TFIID subunit 4-like isoform X1, which yields MAGASDPLEDMLFNEVDEKAVSDLVGSLESQLVSQKTSPATYSNIKREGSTGAVSQFSGKLRDQAGSLEPPQQGHPKAALNAEPIANQAMSNKIISASTSSITTGGVLNAGTNLQTYGAASQTISTAPPGSVTLPAQSTSFNRGTVLGPAGTSVVTVPNPNITTTTTTTIRTVSPGLQSLNGNTGAVKLVNSPAASQVGSGSSTVVSTVSAGNSNIIVSMTSQPPSLPNFTGPQQSAVATTPTIALQRQPSPMAIASQNGVIDPKVSAVVTQGAGSLGATTSQVMNHSNTLMHTKMVAPNQPVSAGQSIILGGSPPPVVVNSPISQPQSVASPTGVKPTVNGVGQPTVTIVRPPGAPVMATPVQQQRPGLLASTTRTAAPQLAVRPPQKTTIQLPPGFTIPPGMVLVRTDTGQLVMVTQQVLAQAQAKTQQGQAAVSNISPQPGIPTAGANIRVSTPSQAPGTPQAVRLASPFQARMAQSPSPSSPAIQKAITVAPAGASVSVKMTTPQKAQSVITGGQALVKPGAVRPTITLNTAAASASGAPIATVSQEMQENVKKCKNFLSTLIKLASHNSPSPDTSKNVKTLVQDLLDAKIEPEEFTTSLQAELKSSPQPYLIPFLKKSLPALRLSLLNNQQSLLASTSASALAVPSTSTIRPRLPTTISPATGIVRTPTTALGVRRPGVQGVQTRMPMVITQTIRPQGVVTRGPTIIPGRSPVGIGAQASANQKKLNEPGGGTFRDDDDINDVASMAGVNLNEENARIMATNSELVGTKIRSCKDEAFLPPGLLHRRIMEAAKRFGVTEVPAETVNYISHATQARLRSMLEKVSTIAQHRTDGGKDEEWYEPSTDVRAQLRFFEQLERMEKQRKDEQEREVLLKAAKSRARQEDPEQARLKAKAKEMQQAEQAQIRQREANLTALAAIGPRKKRKMDSPGGSTSGTEVASGSGDGSSTAASSRQQLRQRITRVNLRDFIFCLEQERATSRSLLLYKALLK from the exons ATGGCGGGAGCCTCCGACCCACTGGAGGACATGCTCTTCAATGAGGTAGACGAAAAAGCTGTAAGCGATTTAGTGGGCTCTTTGGAATCGCAACTTGTCAGCCAAAAGACTTCGCCCGCCACATATTCTAATATCAAGCGAGAAGGATCTACGGGCGCTGTTAGCCAGTTCTCAGGGAAACTGCGTGATCAAGCGGGGTCTCTGGAGCCGCCACAACAAGGACACCCAAAAGCGGCGTTAAACGCGGAACCCATCGCGAATCAGGCGATGTCCAATAAGATTATCAGCGCTTCTACCTCTTCCATCACTACTGGGGGTGTTTTAAACGCTGGTACCAATCTACAAACATATGGAGCCGCATCTCAAACCATTTCCACCGCACCACCAGGATCGGTAACTTTGCCTGCTCAGTCGACTAGCTTCAACAGAGGGACTGTTTTGGGTCCTGCTGGCACATCGGTGGTGACTGTTCCCAATCCAaacatcacaacaacaacaacaacaactatcaGGACTGTTTCACCTGGTTTACAGAGTTTGAACGGTAACACTGGAGCTGTGAAGTTGGTCAACTCGCCAGCAGCTTCCCAAGTCGGGTCAGGCAGCAGCACTGTTGTAAGTACTGTCAGTGCGGGCAATTCCAATATCATTGTGTCCATGACTTCACAACCTCCTTCTCTGCCAAACTTTACTGGACCTCAACAATCTGCAGTGGCTACTACTCCCACTATTGCATTGCAAAGACAGCCCAGCCCCATGGCCATTGCCTCACAGAATGGAGTAATAGACCCCAAGGTTTCTGCAGTGGTCACACAGGGTGCAGGTTCCCTAGGGGCCACCACCTCTCAGGTCATGAACCACAGCAACACTCTCATGCACACTAAAATGGTGGCACCCAACCAGCCAGTCTCTGCTGGCCAATCAATAATTCTCGGAGGGTCTCCCCCTCCTGTTGTTGTTAACTCACCAATAAGCCAGCCACAGAGTGTGGCGAGTCCCACTGGGGTGAAACCAACTGTTAATGGAGTTGGTCAGCCCACAGTGACCATCGTGAGGCCCCCCGGTGCTCCTGTGATGGCTACCCCCGTACAGCAGCAGAGACCTGGGCTGTTAGCAAGTACCACGAGGACTGCTGCACCACAGCTGGCCGTCAGACCACCACAAAAGACCACCATTCAGTTACCCCCTGGATTTACCATACCACCCG GTATGGTGCTGGTGCGTACGGACACGGGCCAGCTAGTGATGGTGACTCAGCAGGTTCTAGCCCAGGCCCAGGCTAAGACCCAacaaggccaggctgctgtcTCCAACATTTCCCCCCAGCCTGGAATCCCCACCGCTGGGGCCAACATCAGAGTTAGCACTCCCAGCCAG GCCCCTGGTACGCCCCAGGCTGTCCGTCTGGCGTCCCCTTTCCAGGCAAGAATGGCccagtccccctctccctctagcCCTGCTATACAG AAGGCCATAACCGTGGCACCTGCGGGTGCGTCTGTGTCAGTGaaaatgaccacccctcagaaGGCCCAGTCTGTGATCACAGGGGGCCAGGCCTTGGTCAAGCCTGGTGCTGTACGGCCCACTATCACCCTGAACACTGCAGCAGCCAGTGCCTCTGGAGCCCCTATTGCAACAGTCTCCCAG GAAATGCAAGAGAATGTGAAGAAGTGCAAGAACTTCCTGTCCACCCTGATCAAGCTGGCGTCCCACAACTCTCCCTCCCCTGACACATCTAAGAACGTCAAGACCCTGGTGCAGGATCTACTG GATGCTAAAATCGAGCCTGAGGAATTCACCACGAGTCTGCAGGCTGAGCTGAAATCCTCTCCACAGCCGTACCTCATCCCCTTCCTCAAG AAAAGCCTCCCTGCCCTGCGGCTGTCCCTTCTCAACAACCAGCAGTCTCTTCTGGCCTCCACATCCGCTTCTGCCCTGGCCgtcccctccacctccaccatcagGCCCCGGCTCCCCACCACCATCAGCCCCGCCACGGGCATCGTCAGGACACCTACCACTGCCCTG GGTGTGAGAAGACCAGGGGTCCAGGGGGTCCAGACCCGTATGCCCATGGTCATCACTCAGACCATACGACCGCAAG GCGTAGTTACAAGAGGACCCACTATTATCCCAGGCAGAAGTCCTGTGGGCATTGGTGCCCAGGCCTCTGCCAATCAGAAGAAGCTGAATGAGCCTGGAGGTGGGACGTTCAG AGATGACGATGACATCAATGACGTGGCGTCCATGGCGGGGGTAAACCTGAACGAGGAAAACGCCCGCATCATGGCCACCAACTCTGAGCTGGTGGGCACCAAGATCCGCTCCTGTAAGGACGAGGCCTTCCTCCCGCCAGGTCTGCTGCACAGACGCATCATGGAGGCTG CCAAGAGGTTTGGGGTGACCGAGGTCCCAGCTGAGACAGTGAACTACATCTCCCATGCTACCCAGGCCAGGCTGAGATCCATGCTGGAGAAAGTGTCCACTATCGCCCAGCACCGCACCGACGGGGGCAAG GATGAGGAATGGTATGAGCCGTCGACAGACGTCAGGGCCCAGCTCCGCTTTTTTGAGCAGCTGGAAAGGATGGAGAAACAGAGGAAGGacgaacaggagagagaggtccTACTCAAGGCTGCCAAG AGTCGCGCCAGACAGGAGGACCCAGAACAAGCTCGGTTGAAGGCGAAAGCTAAGGAG ATGCAGCAGGCAGAGCAGGCCCAGATCCGACAGCGTGAAGCCAACCTCACTGCCCTGGCTGCCATCGGGCCCCGTAAGAAACGCAAGATGGACTCGCCAGGGGGCTCCACATCGGGCACAGAG
- the LOC139584382 gene encoding transcription initiation factor TFIID subunit 4-like isoform X2 → MAGASDPLEDMLFNEVDEKAVSDLVGSLESQLVSQKTSPATYSNIKREGSTGAVSQFSGKLRDQAGSLEPPQQGHPKAALNAEPIANQAMSNKIISASTSSITTGGVLNAGTNLQTYGAASQTISTAPPGSVTLPAQSTSFNRGTVLGPAGTSVVTVPNPNITTTTTTTIRTVSPGLQSLNGNTGAVKLVNSPAASQVGSGSSTVVSTVSAGNSNIIVSMTSQPPSLPNFTGPQQSAVATTPTIALQRQPSPMAIASQNGVIDPKVSAVVTQGAGSLGATTSQVMNHSNTLMHTKMVAPNQPVSAGQSIILGGSPPPVVVNSPISQPQSVASPTGVKPTVNGVGQPTVTIVRPPGAPVMATPVQQQRPGLLASTTRTAAPQLAVRPPQKTTIQLPPGFTIPPGMVLVRTDTGQLVMVTQQVLAQAQAKTQQGQAAVSNISPQPGIPTAGANIRVSTPSQAPGTPQAVRLASPFQARMAQSPSPSSPAIQAITVAPAGASVSVKMTTPQKAQSVITGGQALVKPGAVRPTITLNTAAASASGAPIATVSQEMQENVKKCKNFLSTLIKLASHNSPSPDTSKNVKTLVQDLLDAKIEPEEFTTSLQAELKSSPQPYLIPFLKKSLPALRLSLLNNQQSLLASTSASALAVPSTSTIRPRLPTTISPATGIVRTPTTALGVRRPGVQGVQTRMPMVITQTIRPQGVVTRGPTIIPGRSPVGIGAQASANQKKLNEPGGGTFRDDDDINDVASMAGVNLNEENARIMATNSELVGTKIRSCKDEAFLPPGLLHRRIMEAAKRFGVTEVPAETVNYISHATQARLRSMLEKVSTIAQHRTDGGKDEEWYEPSTDVRAQLRFFEQLERMEKQRKDEQEREVLLKAAKSRARQEDPEQARLKAKAKEMQQAEQAQIRQREANLTALAAIGPRKKRKMDSPGGSTSGTEVASGSGDGSSTAASSRQQLRQRITRVNLRDFIFCLEQERATSRSLLLYKALLK, encoded by the exons ATGGCGGGAGCCTCCGACCCACTGGAGGACATGCTCTTCAATGAGGTAGACGAAAAAGCTGTAAGCGATTTAGTGGGCTCTTTGGAATCGCAACTTGTCAGCCAAAAGACTTCGCCCGCCACATATTCTAATATCAAGCGAGAAGGATCTACGGGCGCTGTTAGCCAGTTCTCAGGGAAACTGCGTGATCAAGCGGGGTCTCTGGAGCCGCCACAACAAGGACACCCAAAAGCGGCGTTAAACGCGGAACCCATCGCGAATCAGGCGATGTCCAATAAGATTATCAGCGCTTCTACCTCTTCCATCACTACTGGGGGTGTTTTAAACGCTGGTACCAATCTACAAACATATGGAGCCGCATCTCAAACCATTTCCACCGCACCACCAGGATCGGTAACTTTGCCTGCTCAGTCGACTAGCTTCAACAGAGGGACTGTTTTGGGTCCTGCTGGCACATCGGTGGTGACTGTTCCCAATCCAaacatcacaacaacaacaacaacaactatcaGGACTGTTTCACCTGGTTTACAGAGTTTGAACGGTAACACTGGAGCTGTGAAGTTGGTCAACTCGCCAGCAGCTTCCCAAGTCGGGTCAGGCAGCAGCACTGTTGTAAGTACTGTCAGTGCGGGCAATTCCAATATCATTGTGTCCATGACTTCACAACCTCCTTCTCTGCCAAACTTTACTGGACCTCAACAATCTGCAGTGGCTACTACTCCCACTATTGCATTGCAAAGACAGCCCAGCCCCATGGCCATTGCCTCACAGAATGGAGTAATAGACCCCAAGGTTTCTGCAGTGGTCACACAGGGTGCAGGTTCCCTAGGGGCCACCACCTCTCAGGTCATGAACCACAGCAACACTCTCATGCACACTAAAATGGTGGCACCCAACCAGCCAGTCTCTGCTGGCCAATCAATAATTCTCGGAGGGTCTCCCCCTCCTGTTGTTGTTAACTCACCAATAAGCCAGCCACAGAGTGTGGCGAGTCCCACTGGGGTGAAACCAACTGTTAATGGAGTTGGTCAGCCCACAGTGACCATCGTGAGGCCCCCCGGTGCTCCTGTGATGGCTACCCCCGTACAGCAGCAGAGACCTGGGCTGTTAGCAAGTACCACGAGGACTGCTGCACCACAGCTGGCCGTCAGACCACCACAAAAGACCACCATTCAGTTACCCCCTGGATTTACCATACCACCCG GTATGGTGCTGGTGCGTACGGACACGGGCCAGCTAGTGATGGTGACTCAGCAGGTTCTAGCCCAGGCCCAGGCTAAGACCCAacaaggccaggctgctgtcTCCAACATTTCCCCCCAGCCTGGAATCCCCACCGCTGGGGCCAACATCAGAGTTAGCACTCCCAGCCAG GCCCCTGGTACGCCCCAGGCTGTCCGTCTGGCGTCCCCTTTCCAGGCAAGAATGGCccagtccccctctccctctagcCCTGCTATACAG GCCATAACCGTGGCACCTGCGGGTGCGTCTGTGTCAGTGaaaatgaccacccctcagaaGGCCCAGTCTGTGATCACAGGGGGCCAGGCCTTGGTCAAGCCTGGTGCTGTACGGCCCACTATCACCCTGAACACTGCAGCAGCCAGTGCCTCTGGAGCCCCTATTGCAACAGTCTCCCAG GAAATGCAAGAGAATGTGAAGAAGTGCAAGAACTTCCTGTCCACCCTGATCAAGCTGGCGTCCCACAACTCTCCCTCCCCTGACACATCTAAGAACGTCAAGACCCTGGTGCAGGATCTACTG GATGCTAAAATCGAGCCTGAGGAATTCACCACGAGTCTGCAGGCTGAGCTGAAATCCTCTCCACAGCCGTACCTCATCCCCTTCCTCAAG AAAAGCCTCCCTGCCCTGCGGCTGTCCCTTCTCAACAACCAGCAGTCTCTTCTGGCCTCCACATCCGCTTCTGCCCTGGCCgtcccctccacctccaccatcagGCCCCGGCTCCCCACCACCATCAGCCCCGCCACGGGCATCGTCAGGACACCTACCACTGCCCTG GGTGTGAGAAGACCAGGGGTCCAGGGGGTCCAGACCCGTATGCCCATGGTCATCACTCAGACCATACGACCGCAAG GCGTAGTTACAAGAGGACCCACTATTATCCCAGGCAGAAGTCCTGTGGGCATTGGTGCCCAGGCCTCTGCCAATCAGAAGAAGCTGAATGAGCCTGGAGGTGGGACGTTCAG AGATGACGATGACATCAATGACGTGGCGTCCATGGCGGGGGTAAACCTGAACGAGGAAAACGCCCGCATCATGGCCACCAACTCTGAGCTGGTGGGCACCAAGATCCGCTCCTGTAAGGACGAGGCCTTCCTCCCGCCAGGTCTGCTGCACAGACGCATCATGGAGGCTG CCAAGAGGTTTGGGGTGACCGAGGTCCCAGCTGAGACAGTGAACTACATCTCCCATGCTACCCAGGCCAGGCTGAGATCCATGCTGGAGAAAGTGTCCACTATCGCCCAGCACCGCACCGACGGGGGCAAG GATGAGGAATGGTATGAGCCGTCGACAGACGTCAGGGCCCAGCTCCGCTTTTTTGAGCAGCTGGAAAGGATGGAGAAACAGAGGAAGGacgaacaggagagagaggtccTACTCAAGGCTGCCAAG AGTCGCGCCAGACAGGAGGACCCAGAACAAGCTCGGTTGAAGGCGAAAGCTAAGGAG ATGCAGCAGGCAGAGCAGGCCCAGATCCGACAGCGTGAAGCCAACCTCACTGCCCTGGCTGCCATCGGGCCCCGTAAGAAACGCAAGATGGACTCGCCAGGGGGCTCCACATCGGGCACAGAG